GACGAAGCTGTTCTTCTCACGGGAAGCACGGCACTCATCTATGAGGGTGTAATCCAATACTGATGCTGAAATACAAAATAATGGGTGGAGAAATCCACCCATTATTTAAAGATTAAAAGGGTTTTTATGAAACAGAAAACACAATTCAAGGGCGTTTTCATGCTGTGTCTGACCGCCATAATATGGGGCTCCGCCTTTGTGGCGCAAAGTGTGGGTATGGAAAGCGTGCAGAGCTTCACCTTCGGCGGAATACGTACACTTCTTGGTGCTTTGGTGCTGATCCCCTTTATTCTCGTGCGCGACAGCTTTGCACCAAAAGAAAGTGCCGAAATTAAAAGAGCAACCAACATTAAAACGCTGAAATACGGCATTATACTGGGTCTGATTTTCTGCCTCGCCACAAACTTTCAGCAGTTTGCTTTCACCTTTCCCGACGCATCCCCGGGAAAAATAGCTTTCATTACCGCCGTGTACATGTTCCTGGTTCCGCTTTTGGGGCTTATTTTCCTCAGAAAAAAAGTGTCGGTTATCACCTGGGTTTGTGTGGCACTGGGCTTTATCGGGCTGTATCTTCTGTGCGTAATGCCGGGAGATATTTCTTCGGTGAGCATGGGCGATATTCTGACTTTTATATGCAGTATATTCTTTGCCGTACACATACTTGCTGTTGAAAAATTTGCAAAAGAGGTGGACGGCGTAAAGCTGAGCTTTGTTCAGTTTTTCGTGTCGGGCGTTATCACAACCGTGCTGATGTTCGTTTTTGAAGACCCACAGATAAGCGCAATAAAATCTGCCGCTCTGCCAATACTTTACTCGGGTGTCATGAGCTGCGGTATTGCCTACACCTTTCAGATTATCGGACAGAAGTACACCGAAGCAACGGTTGCATCCATAATTATGTGCACCGAGTCGGTTTTTGCCGTTTTATGCAGTGCACTTATTCTGGCAGACATCCCAACGGCGCGTGAGCTTATTGGATGCGTAATAATGTTTATTGCGATAATCGTCTCCGAATGCTCCGAAATAATAACAGAAAAAATAAAATCACTGCGTGCAAAATAATACAGACCGCCCCGAAAGCCTTGGCGTAGCTTTCGGGGCGGTCTGTTTCAGAGAATTGGAGGGGTTAATTATTGTTACGGAAGCTTATTGTACTTAAGTACATAAGCAGGGTTGTAGTAGGTGTAGTTGCCGCGACTCTGTATATTGGCGGAGAAGGTCTTGCGCGAAGCGGTGTAGCCGTAGTATGCACCGTTGCTGGGGTTATTCACGATTGCAAAGTGCAGGTGAGGAGCGGTGCTGTTGCCTGTGTTACCCATGGTTGCAATAGGCTGACCCGACTTGACGGTCTGACCCTCGCTGACCAGTGTGCTGTGTCTTTTCAGGTGACCGTACATGGTATACACCGTCTTTCCGTCTACGTTGTGCTTGATAACAACGTAGTAGCCGTTGCCCGAGCGGTCTTCGGGCTTGAGGTCATATGCATCCATCCAGGTACCGTTACAGCCTGTCTTGTACACAACACCGTCGTAAGCGGCGTATACAGTGCGGTTGGATGCCTTGATGTCTATACCCAGATGACCCTTATTACCGAAGGACTGGGTGGTGGTGTAGCCGGTCATGGGAGCTGTCCAGGAAGCTTTTGGCTTAATGGTCGTATCACTTGAAAGTCTGGTAAGGTAGTATGCCTGGGCACGCTTATAGTTGTTGGCTGTCCAGTGGATTGCAAGGTTGCCTATGGAGTAGTCGCCGTTTGTGATATCACAAACCAAGCCCGTGGCTTTATTCATTATAGCATAAGAGCCTTCGCCGTTGTACTTGTGGAAGCTCCAAAGACTTGCCGCGTCGCCGTTTTCATACTCATACAGAGTAAGTGCGTCACCGGGGTTCTTGTTGGCATTCTTGGCATTAAGGCACATATAGCTTGCATGCACGGGGTGAATCGAGTAATAGCCGTTACCGCGGTTCTTTACAACAAACCGTTCGTTTGACTCTCCGTTGTAGTGGTCTACTCCCACAGTAGCCTTAAGGGAAGCGGTGGATTTGTAGATTACGTTGAGGCAAAGAGAGGTGTTGTCGTGCAGGGTAATTTTATATGTGCCCTCTGAGATATTGGAACGAACGGAGGAAAAATCGCGCAGGGAAGAGCTGCTATTCGAGCTTGAAGCGGATACCAGCTTCCAACGGCAGGATGCGCCCCCGTGCTGGTCCCAGAGGTGAACCCGGCTTCCCGAGAAGATAAGGTTGTTATCCAGGTCAATGGTTTTACCCAGCTTGTTCTGTATAAGGTATTTTCCGTTTCCTGCGTCCAGAAAACGCCAGAGCGAAGCATTGGTGTAGTCGCTGTTATCCCACATCCACAGCTGTTGGCCGTTGACGTAGTTAGCGCCGGGGACATTGAGGACGTGTCCTGTATTGGCATTGACTATGCGGTACCAGTTGCCCGAGTAGCGCTGGATTTTGAATATCTGTGCGGCGTTACCGCTTGTTCTCTGCCAAAGCTGGATATACGCGCCTGTCTGTGTGCTTCCCGAGGTTACGTCCAGGCAATAGCCCGTGTTATCCGAGGCGCATATGAAGTAGTTTCCCTCATTGGGACGCACAACAGTGTACGCACATGCGAACACCGTGCACATCAGCGCAACAAGAGCGGTACAAATAAGAATTCTGGTGATGGGGTTAGTGAATGAATGTTTCATATCATTACTCCTGTAATATATAAATGGTTTATGGTGAATGTGTATGGTCTGCTCGCCGGGTATCTTGAATGACGTAACGGGAATTTTGAGAAGCAAAATTTTCCTCAATTGCACATTGCAGTGCGAAGCGCTTACGCCGCCACTATTTAGCATATACTCCGCGATTGTTCTTCGCGTGTCAACCATAGTTTAAATACCCGCGTTGTCGGTGCGCGGATCGGCTCGGCGCTTACGCCGTCACTATTTGGCATATACTCCGCGAACGTTCCTCGCAGGACAATTACACTTTAATATCCCGCGTTGTCGATGCGCGGATCGGCTCGGCGCTTACGCCGTCACTATGCGACACATAATCCGCGATTGTTCTTCGCGTGTCAACCATAGTTTAAATACCCGCGTTGTCAGTGCGCGGATCGGCTCGGCGCTTACGCCGCCACCATGCGACACATAATCCGCGAACTCTCCTCGCAGGACAATTATACTTTAATATCCCACGTTGTCGGTGTGCGGATCGGCTCGGCGCTTACGCCGCCGACGATGGTGATATTATACTATAAGTCCGCCGTAATCACAATGTGCCAAACTCCGACGAAAAAGTAAAAATCGTCGGAGAAACCCGACGGCAGGGCAAAAGCAATCAGCAATGTGCAATTATGGAAAAAACCTGAAACGAAATCGTTTCAGGTTTTAATTATTGTATGTAGCGGGAGTTTAAATCCCTCCGTTAGCCTACGGCTGACAATATAACAGTATAATCGTAGATTTTGCGTAGCAAAATATACCACAATTGCGAAT
This genomic stretch from Oscillospiraceae bacterium harbors:
- a CDS encoding DMT family transporter, which translates into the protein MKQKTQFKGVFMLCLTAIIWGSAFVAQSVGMESVQSFTFGGIRTLLGALVLIPFILVRDSFAPKESAEIKRATNIKTLKYGIILGLIFCLATNFQQFAFTFPDASPGKIAFITAVYMFLVPLLGLIFLRKKVSVITWVCVALGFIGLYLLCVMPGDISSVSMGDILTFICSIFFAVHILAVEKFAKEVDGVKLSFVQFFVSGVITTVLMFVFEDPQISAIKSAALPILYSGVMSCGIAYTFQIIGQKYTEATVASIIMCTESVFAVLCSALILADIPTARELIGCVIMFIAIIVSECSEIITEKIKSLRAK